TCATCAAAAAGTTGCATTAAATCCATTAACTAAATTTCTTTATAAAGCCATTATATTATTATTATTGTTAAGTTTTGCATTATTATTCGTTGGAAATGTAATGATTGAGCGAAGTGATATTAGTAAATTACATGTACCCGCTAAGTTAGAGGTGCCAGAATCATTAACACACGCATTTATTGCGACGGAAGATAAAAGGTTTTATCATCATAACGGTTTAGACTATATAGCAATTATTCGAGCTTCTATTGAAAATATAAAAGCTGGTGGTGTTGTGCAAGGAGGAAGCACGATTACACAGCAGCTATCTAAAAATGCTTTTTTATCTAATGAACGTACATTTTCTCGTAAGTGGAAAGAAATTTTTTATACGAAAAAAATTGAACGTACATTCACAAAGGATGAGATTTTAAAATTATATGTGAGTAATATTTACTACGGAGAAGGAGCATGGGGAATTGAAAAAGCAGCAAACCTTTACTTCGGTAAAAAGGTGGATCAATTAACATTGGCAGAGAGTGCAATGATGGCTGCTGTAGTAAAAGCACCAGCTTATTACTCACCTGCACAAAATTATGATAAAGCAGTTGAGAGACGGAATGTAGTTTTAAGGCTAATGGAGAAAGAAGGGTATATAAATCATGATGAATATGTGCAAGCAGTTAGTGAGAAATTAGTAATTCGTCATGATATAAAAACAGAGCAATCCATGTTAAAAAATGCCCGTGAAAAAGCAGTAAGTTAAGAGAAGTTCCTATATAGGGACTTCTTTTTTTGAATAAATTGTGACAAATCGTGACACAATATCGTCACAAATGTTGTATTTTTGTAATTTATGTGAGCGTGTTCATTGCGTGACCTATGTAAGTATTGATATTATGTGTATTGTGTACAATGCTGTATACAGAATATGAATTTAAAGAGGAATGTATATGAAATCATCGAACAAACTCATGGTTCTTGGTGTAGTTTTTTCTATCGCAGTATTGATTGTAATCGGGACAATTGTGTATAGCATCATAAATGACAAGAAAGATAAAGGGAATGAGATGTTTGCTTATTCTACGCAACAATCTTTAGGGAAAGATGATGCTCCAGTTAAGGTAGTTGAATTTGGAGACTTTAAATGTCCTGCTTGTCGTACTTGGGATGTAACGGTATTACCACGATTAAAAGAAGAGTATATTGATAAAGGTAAAGTGCAGTTATATTTTATTAACTTCCCGTTTATCGGAAAAGACTCTGATTTAGGTGCAGCTGCCGGTGAAGCAATTTATAAACAAGATCAAGATTCATTCTGGATTTTCTATGATGAGATTTATCAAAATCAAAAGAAAGATACGGAAGAATGGATTACAGAAGAATTACTTCTTAATATTGTGAAAGAAAAGCTTCCGAAAATTAATGTAGAACAGTTTAAAAAAGATTTACACAGTAAAGAAATGAAAGACAAAGTACGTAAAGATTCAGATCGTGCTCAAAAATTAAAAGTTCAAGGTGCTCCTTCAGTATATATAAATGGGAATCTTGCAAACCCTGATTTCGATAGTATGAAGAAGGCAATTGATAAAGAATTGAAAAAGTGATGAGGTATCTCATCACTTTTTCGACTTTTTTCGATAAATTTCTTGCTTCGATTTTTTTTACATGCTATACTACTTTACATAAGTTATTTCAATATCTTATATTTATTCATATTTGCGGGTGTAGTTTAGTGGTAAAACAAGAGCCTTCCAAGCTCTGGTCGAGAGTTCGATTCTCTTCACCCGCTCCAAATTTTATTTAATGTTTTTCTGATAAATTGTGATCAACGCAGTGTTTCGTTTCTAAGATAAACGAAGCATTGCGTTTTTTTAATGTTTGAAAATCATAATTATATGCGAAAATAGAAGTAAAGAATATTATTCCAAAAGTGAATTGCTAACCAATATAGTCGTTACATAAGGGATGGATTCATCGGAGGAGGCGATAAAGAATGGATTTTGAACAATTAAAGCAAGATGTAATTGCGTATAGTAAAACGATTGGTATAGATAAAATAGGTTTTGCCAGTGCTTCACCATTTGAGGAGTTAAAGCAGCGTCTAATCCAGCAACAACAGTTGAATTATCAGTCTGGATTCGAAGAACCTGATATAGAGAAGAGAACGAATCCACAGCTATTGTTACCTGGTGCGAAATCAATTATTGCGATTGCTTTAGCGTACCCTTCAAAATTAAAAAATGCACCATTAAGTAAGCGTGGAGAACGTCGCGGGATTTTTTGTCGTGCTTCTTGGGGCCAAGATTATCACCTTGTTTTACGAGATCGTTTGCAAAAGTTAGAGGCGTATTTAATCGAAAAGCTTCCGGATATAGAAGTGAAATCAATGGTTGATACAGGGGAGCTAAGTGATCGAGCTGTTTCAGAGCGTGCCGGTATTGGATGGAGTGGTAAGAACTGCGCTATTATTACGCCGGAATTTGGTTCGTATGTATACTTAGGAGAAATGATTACGAATGTTCCATTCCCTCCTGATCGGCCAATAGAAGATCAATGTGGAAGTTGTACGAAATGTATTGATATTTGTCCTACAGGTGCTTTAGTACAAGGCGGCCAGTTGGACTCGAAGAAATGTATTGCATTTTTAACACAGACAAAAGGATTTCTGCCTGAAGAATATCGCGATAAAATAGGAAATCGTATATATGGATGTGATACGTGTCAGACTGTTTGTCCGAAAAATAAAGGAATGGATTTTCATAACCATCCTGAAATGGAGCCTGATCCTGAATTAGTTAAGCCATTATTAACACCACTTTTAACAATTAGTAATCGTGATTTCAAGGAAAAATATGGGGTTATGTCTGGTTCATGGCGAGGTAAAAAGCCATTGCAACGAAATGCTATTTTAGCACTTGCACATTTTAAAGAAACAGCAGCAATTCCTGATTTAATCGGTGTTATGAAAGATGATCCAAGACCAGTACTTCGGGGAACAGCAGCATGGGCACTTGGGAAAATTGGTGGAGACGGAGTAGGAGAAGACATTGAGAAAGCAATGGAACGTGAGAAAGATGAAGAGGTTCTTCATGAAATGAATCGTGGACTTGAATTGTTAGCACAGAAAAAAGAGTAGATAATATTTCCCTTTTTCATATTGTAATATGGGAGGGAGACGAAATGGTTGTAAAAGCGAATATTGAAAAGCAAGTGCAACAGTTTTTAGCATATATAACAGAGAAACGAACAGATGTAGATGGTATTGCAGTAGATCTGTTACAAATGGTACAGAGAAAGAAACAATTGTTTCAAAAGCGTAGTGCACATATAGTGGAAGCAACTGCAGATATTTCTTTCATTAGACAATTGAATAGTAATGAGCATCAAGAAATTGATTATCAAATACACTTGAAATATTTAATTAAGCATAAAGAATTATTTTATATCGAAGAGGAACAATTAAAACGACGAGTTTGTTTAAAAAATAGTCGTATAATAGATGATTATGCTCTTGAAGTGTCAGAAGAAATAGAAATAGGTGAAACGTTAGAACGGGAAGTCACGAAAGAAAAATACGGTTCATATCAATATAATCGTTTAGAGGCAGTGAAATATGCAGAGCGTTGGTGGGATGATCGCAATCCTGCATACCGTAATTTTCCTGATAATTGTACAAATTTCATTTCACAATGTCTGCACACTGGAGAAGTGCCAATGAATGGACATCCTAATATTCGTAAAGGGTGGTGGCAAAGGGGAAACCAGTGGAGTTGGAGCTGGGCTGTAGCACACTCTTTTTATTGGTATTTGTCAGGTGCTACAGCTGGTCTTCGAGCAGAAGCAGTAGAAAAGCCAGAAGACCTTATTCTTGGCGATGTAATTGCGTATGATTTTGAGGATGATGGTAGGTGGAATCATACGACAATTGTAGTAGCAAAAGACGCAGCTGGTATGCCGCTTGTAAATGCACATTCAGCGAATAGCCGCAGGCGTTATTGGAACTATGAAGACTCTAGTAAATATACACCACAAATGAAATATAAATTCTTTCATATTATTAATGGGTAGAGATTTTTCGTTCAAGTGGTATAATACGTAGTAGACAAAAAATAGAGGTGAATATCGCGTGGGAGTACATGTTGTTTTATATCAACCAGAAATTCCAGCAAATACAGGGAATATTGCACGTACTTGTGCAGCAACTGGAACAGAGTTACATTTGATTAGACCGCTTGGATTTTCAACGGATGACAAAATGTTAAAGCGTGCAGGACTAGATTATTGGCAGCACGTAAAAGTTACGTATTATGATTCAATCGAAGAATTTTATGAGAAAAATAAAGATGGTGAATTCTTCTATTTAACAAAGTATGGCGAGAAAGCTCATACAGCATTTGATTATAGCAAACGTGAGAAGGATTACTATTTCGTATTTGGAAGAGAAACAAATGGATTACCAGCTAATGTAATTGAAGAAAACTTCGATCATTGTTTACGTATTCCAATGACGGATAAAGTACGTTCATTAAATTTATCTAATACAGCAGCAATTTTAATTTATGAAGCGTTCCGTCAACAAAATTATCCAGGATTAGATTTAGAAATCGTTTATTAAAAGTCGCCATTTGGCGACTTTTTTATTTTTTTGAAAAAATATGTAATCATACATTTTAAAAAAGGTACATATTCATATAGAATGAGATATATGAATAAAAATAGATAAGACGGGTTGAGATAAATATGAAGGAACAATATAATAATCAAAATACCTTTTTAAGTATGATAGATATGGATTTAGTAAGACAGGGACTGTTACATGCTATTCAAGATTTAGTGTTTATTGTGAAAGTTATTGACGATGAAACTTTTAAATATATTTATGTGAATAAAATAGGAATGGATCACGCCAGGCTAGGGAAAGAATGTTATGGAAAAACTTTTGCAGAAGTATTACCAGAAGATACGGCAAGATTATTGCAAGGACAATATGAAAAAGTAATGAGAGAAGCGAGAGCAAATACATTTTGTGATGTAATTAGTTTGCCAACTGGAGATATACATTATGAATCTTCACTTAATCCAGTATGCGATGTAAATGGAACATGTCAGTTTATTATTTGTATTACTAGAGATATTACAGCACAGGTTAAGAAAAAAGCGGAAATAGAAGAAAAACAAATGTTATTTAAGTCATTACTAGAATATAATAATGATTCCATTGTATCTGTAGATTCTATTGGAAGAATTACATATGCAAATCCAGCAACTTATGAAATTTTTGGGTATCGATATGAGGAGTTAAAGGACCAATTTATTTTTCAGTTTATAAATAAAGAATATGAAAAAACTTTTCAAATTATATTTAAGAATGCTTTACAGGGAAAAGCAAAACAAATTGTTGCAAAGAAATATGTTCATAAAGAAGGATATGAACTTTATATTTCTGTGAGGACTATCCCCATTATTGTGAATAGTGAAATCGTCGGGGTGTACATTGTTACGAGAGATGTTACGAGGCAAGTATTAAATGAGATGAAAACAGAGTATTTGGCTTACTTCGATCAGTTAACGGGGTTAATGAATAGAATATCATGTACAAATAAACTAAATGAATTTTTAGATGATAATAAAGAATTTGCATTGGTTTTTATAGATTTGGATGAATTTCACCTTATTAATGATACATTTGGTCATAAAGAAGGGGATCAAGTATTAAAAAAAGTTACTGAATGCCTACGAGAACTAAAAATAGAAGATATGCATTTATTTAGAGAACATGATGATCAATTTGTTATGTTAATAGAAAATATAACGAAAGAATGCGTAGAGGAAGTGGCACAAACAATATTAAAAAGAATTAGTGAGCATTTTGTAATAGAAGAAGAGGATGTTTATTTGAGTGCATCAATTGGGATTGTAATGGCTCCAAAAGATGGAATGGATGAAAAAATGCTTTTCCAAAGAGTCGACACAGCTTTGGAAAAAGCAAAGGAAAAAGGAAAAGGATATTATCATTTTTATTGTAGTGGATTAGATTGTGAACGTGAACAAAGGTTTATAATAGAGAATCAGTTACATCGTGCTATAGAGAAAAATGAATTTTTCCTATATTATCAACCTCAAATTAATATTGAAACGGGAAAGATAGCCAGTATGGAAGCGTTAATAAGGTGGGAGAATAAGGAGCTAGGATTTGTCTCGCCAAATCAATTTATCCCACTTGCTGAAAGAACTGGATTTATTATTAAACTTGATGAATGGGTAGTACATCAAGTTTGTGAACAGATACGTGAATGGTTAAATAAAGGGTATGAAGTTGTACCAATTGCAGTTAATATTTCAGCTAGACATTTTCGTTCTATTACATTAATAGAGATGATTACACGTGCTTTAAATAAGTACAACGTCCCCCCTCATTTATTAGCAATAGAAGTTACAGAAGGGGCTCTTATACATAAAGATTTATCGAAAAGAGTGTTAATGCAGTTAAAAGAACAAAATTTAAAGATTCATTTAGATGACTTTGGAACGGGATATTCATCTTTAAGTTATTTAAAAACATATCCGATTGATACGTTAAAAATTGATCGTTCTTTTATGGAAGGTATATATAAAGATGAAAGAGATACGAATATTACGGCTGCAATTATTCATTTAGCACATACTCTAGGGTTAAATGTAATTGCAGAAGGAGTAGAAAAATCGGAACAGATACAATTTTTAAAGGAAAAGAATGTGAAACTCGTACAAGGTTATTTTTATAATCGTCCTTTGTCAATATACGATGTAGAAAATATTTATTTTAAATAGTGTATAAAAAACAAGAAAAAAAGTGATGTGCTGAAAAGCACATCACTTTTTATGTGTACCTGGTTTATCGTTATAACCAGATGTGAAAATAGCTGTAAGAAATGTGAGTGATACACCTAAAATTAATAATAACTTCATCCTAATTTCCTCCTTACTTTTTCGGTTTACGAATCCTATTTGTGAATCGAAATGTATGTAAGGTTCCTAGAAGAAAAGAATTTATTTACAATGAATAGCAGCGTGAAAACTTTAATACCTTTATTATACAGAATTTTCTTTGAATTTTGGAGAGAATTTTATAGCGCTATTATATATTTCGTTTTGATTTAAAGAATGTTTAAGGACATCCTAGCATACCTTTTATAATAATCCGATTGAACAAGGAGATGGGGGAGGAGCTATAATGGATATTCTAAAGAAAATTGAACAATATCGGGAAGCAGAAGAACGTTTACAATGGGAAGGTACGTTTGCGGAGTATTTGGAGCTTGTGAAAGAAAGACCATGGGTGGCTCAAACAGCACACTCTCGCATTTACAATATGATAAAAGATGCTGGAATTGAAGAAGTTGATGGTAGAAGAAAATATAACTTCTTTAGTAATCAGCTATTTGGATTAGAGGATGCTTTAGAACGCCTTGTGGAAGAATATTTTCATCCATCTGCAAAACGATTAGATGTTAGAAAACGTATTTTGTTATTAATGGGGCCTGTTAGTGGTGGGAAATCAACATTAGTTACGATGTTGAAACGAGGATTAGAAACATATTCACGAACAGATCGTGGAGCGATTTTTGCAATAAAAGGCTGCCCAATGCATGAAGATCCACTTCATTTAATTCCGCAGCATTTACGGAATGATTTCTTTGATGAGTATGGAGTAAGAATTGAAGGGAATTTATCACCATTAAATGTTATGCGTCTAGAGCAAGAATATGGGTCAAGAATTGAGGATGTAGTTGTAGAGCGTATTTTCTTCTCTGAAGATCGCCGTACAGGAATTGGTACATTTAGTCCTTCTGATCCAAAATCACAAGATATTGCCGATTTAACAGGTAGTCTAGACTTTTCTACAATTGCAGAATACGGTTCGGAATCAGATCCTCGTGCATATCGATTTGATGGAGAATTAAATAAGGCGAACCGTGGAATGATGGAATTCCAAGAGATGCTAAAATGTGATGAGAAATTTTTATGGCATTTATTATCGCTTACGCAAGAAGGAAATTTCAAGGCAGGCAGATTTGCGCTTATTTCAGCAGATGAATTAATTGTAGCGCATACAAATGAAACAGAGTATCGATCCTTCATAGCAAATAAGAAAAATGAAGCATTGCATTCACGAATTATTGTAATGCCGGTTCCATATAATTTACGGGTTAGTGAAGAAGAACATATTTATGAAAAAATGATTCGTGAAAGTGATGTGTCCAATGTTCATATTGCACCGCATACACTTCGCGTTGCAGCAATGTTCACTATTTTAACTCGTTTAAAAGATCCGAAGCGTCCAGATATTGATTCAATTAAAAAGATGCGTTTATATGATGGAGAAACGGTAGAAGGGTATAATGCGATTGATGTAGAAGAATTGCAACGCGAATATCAAGATGAAGGTATGAAGGGGATTGATCCTCGTTATGTCATTAACCGAATTTCTTCTACAATTATTCGAAAAGAGGTACCATCTATTAATGCACTAGATGTACTGAGATCGTTAAAAGACGGATTGGATCAGCATCCATCAATTAGTAGTGAAGACCGAGAGCGCTATATGAATTTCATCTCATTAGCGAGAAAAGAATACGATGAAATTGCTAAGAAAGAAGTACAAAAAGCGTTTGTTTATTCATACGAAGAATCAGCTAAAACACTTATGGATAATTACTTAGATAACGTCGAAGCGTACTGCAATAAATCAAAATTACGTGATCCTTTAACAGGTGAAGAAATGAGCCCAGATGAAAAACTTATGCGTTCGATTGAAGAGCAAATTGGAATTTCAGAAAATGCTAAAAAGGCATTCCGTGAAGAAATTTTAATTCGCATTTCTGCCTATGCACGTAAAGGGAAACGCTTTGATTATAATTCACACGAACGTCTTCGTGAAGCGATTCAGAAAAAACTATTTGCTGATTTAAAAGATATAGTGAAAATTACAACATCAACGAAAACACCAGACGAAAATCAGCTTAAGAAAATCAATGATGTTGTTGCACGCTTAATTGATGAGCATGGCTATAATTCTTCATCTGCGAATGAATTGTTACGATATGTAGGTAGTTTGTTAAATCGATAGTTTGATAACAAAACGCTGTCTCTTATTCTCGGGACGGCGTTTTGTTATCTATTGATATTTGTAAAAAATGTCATAGCTTGTCCGAATATAATAAATTAAGATGCGATTTTATGAATTTCTTGTCAATTATTTTTACAATATGCATATGATAGAGTAACCAACCATTCATACAAAAAAGCCAACACAATATAATATGTTGCAAAACGAAAATGTGTGCAACAATGCATTGTGTTTCTTTCTTATCAACGGCTGAATGTTTATTTCTATTATGTGAGTGGCAAAATTTTGTTTAAGATGCTCGGAGTATTGTATGAAAAACGCTATATATGTTTATGGGATGATTTTCGATGAACAGTTATTTTTTAAATATTATAGTTACGCACACTAGAAAACAAAATTATAGATTGCTGTTCATAAGAGAAAACAAATACAGTAAGGAGGGAAAGGCATGGGCGAAGAAAATCAACCAAACTATACAATTTCACAGGAAAACTGGTCCCTCCATCGCAAAGGATATGACGACCAACAACGCCATCAAGAAAAAGTACAAGAGGCAATTAAAAATAATTTGCCAGATCTTGTAACAGAAGAAAATATTGTTATGTCTAATGGTAGGGATGTTGTGAAAATACCGATTCGTTCTTTAGATGAATATAAGATTAGATACAATTATGATAAAAATAAACATGTTGGGCAAGGGAACGGTGACAGCAAAGTTGGCGATGTCGTTGCGAGAGATGGATCAGGTGGTCAAAAGCAGAAAGGACCAGGAAAAGGGCAAGGGGCAGGAGATGCAGCTGGAGAAGATTATTATGAAGCAGAAGTCTCAATTTTAGAATTGGAGCAAGCGTTTTTCAAAGAGTTAGAGTTGCCTAATTTAAAGAGAAAAGAACTGGATGAAAACCGGATTGAACACATTGAATTTAATGATATTAGAAAAACAGGATTATGGGGAAATATCGATAAGAAACGAACGATGATATCTGCATATAAACGAAATGCAATGCGTGGTAAAGCATCTTTCCATCCAATTCACCAAGAAGATTTAAAGTTCCGTACTTGGAATGAAGTGTTAAAGCCAGATTCAAAAGCTGTTGTATTAGCGATGATGGATACGAGTGGATCGATGGGGATATGGGAGAAGTATATGGCACGTAGCTTCTTTTTCTGGATGACAAGATTTTTACGCACAAAGTATGAAACCGTAGACATTGAGTTTATTGCCCATCATACGGAAGCGAAGGTCGTTACAGAAGAAGAATTTTTCTCAAAAGGAGAAAGTGGTGGAACGATCTGTTCTTCTGTGTACAAAAAAGCACTTGAGTTAATCGATAATAAATATTCACCAGATCGCTATAATATTTATCCATTCCATTTTTCAGACGGTGATAATTTAACTTCGGATAATGCTAGATGTGTAAAGCTTGTTGAAGAGTTGATGAAGAAGTGTAATATGTTTGGGTATGGGGAAGTGAATCAGTACAACCGCCACAGTACACTTATGTCAGCATATAAAAATATTAAAGATGAGAACTTCAGATATTATATTTTAAAACAAAAAGCAGATGTATTTCATGCGATGAAGAGCTTTTTTAAAGAAGAATCAGGAGAGAAAATGGCATAACCCCTTTTGAAGGGGTTTATTTTTTTGTAAACTTTTTATTTTTTTAGTTGACAATGATAATGAAAATCATTATCATTTATTCGAGAATGATTACATTTTGATTTATATATTTCGGAGGAGATGTAAAGTTGAAAAAAAATAAAAGAAAACATATAAATGCAATGTTAATAGCGGCGACGTTATCGTTACCGTTTGCTGTATATTCGACACCTGCTTTAGCGGCAGTAGCAATTGAGGCAAATAAAACTGGATATGCTTTAGAAAATGGTACATATGATGCTGTTATTAAAGCGTATAAAGATAAAACAAATGAAGAGTCCATGGCAGCTGTTTATATAAAGGATCCGAAATTAACAATCGAGAATGGAAAGAAAATCGTAACGGCAACGTTAAGTGATAGTGATTTCTTTCAATACTTGAAAACAGAGGATATTCATACTCCTGGTGTGTTTCATGATGTGAAAGTAATATCTGAGGATAAAAAGAAAAATGGGACGAAGGTTGTTCAATTTGAAGTTGGAGAACTAGGAAAAAGGTATAATATGCAAATGCATATTTATATTCCAACAATGGGATATAATAATAAATATCAAGTACAGTTTGAAGTAAATACTTTAAATTTAGAAAATAATGTTCCAGAAAAGCAAAAGGAAAATAAAGAGGATAAAGTGGAAAAACAAGAAAAAGTTGCGAATGTAGTAGTTGATAAGAAATTACAACAGCATATTAATAAGTACAATTTAGATAGAAAAAATATAAATGAACCTATAACGAAGGAAGATTTATTAAAGATTAAAACATTAACCATATATTCAGGTGAAGGAATAAATGAAATAGCTGGTTTAGAATATATGACAAACTTAGAGAAGTTGACATTAAGAGAGTCTAATGTAACAGACATATCTGCTATCTCGGAATTGAGATATTTAAAGTTTTTAGATTTATCCTCTAATCCAATTGAAAGCATTCAACCCGTTTCTAAGCTAGAGAATCTTGACATGCTCTTTTTAAGAGATAACAAAATTGCGGATCTTACACCATTAAGTCAAATGAAAAAGATTAAAACATTAGATTTAATCGGTAATAATATAAAAGATCTTACACCATTATTTACAGTGTCATCTTTAAAAGAAGTATACTTAGCAAATAATCAAATTAGTAATCTTTCGGGTATTGAGAAGTTAAAGAATGTGAAACTACTATGGATAGGAAATAATAAAATTAGTGATGTTGAGCCTATTAGTAAAATGAGTAACCTTATTGAACTAGAAATTGCTGATAGTGAAATAAAAGATATATCACCATTATCTAAATTAGGAAAATTACAAGTACTGAATTTAGAAGAGAATTATATTTCTGATATATCAGCACTTGGCGAGCTAACAAATTTACACGAAGTAAACCTTGCAGCGAATGAGATTTTTGATATAAGGCCTGTTCAAGAACTAGGTAAGCGAATTTGGATTGACATTCAGAGACAAAAAATCTTTTTAGATGAAGCAAGCGTAGATGAAGCAATAAAAATTCCAATATATAATCTTAAAGGAGAACCACTTCAAAATATTAATTTAAAAAGTGAGGGAGCTACTCTGAATAACGGATTTATAAAATGGAATAGCCCTGGAGAAAAAATATATGAATTTAGATTAGATACGAATTCTGCTGAAAGTAAAATAAGGTTTAATGGGATGGTTATACAGAATATAGTTGAAAAACAAAAAGAAAGTGAAAATGTAATTCTTGATAAAACTTTACAACAACATATTAATAAAGAGAATTTAGGTAGAGAGAATCTCAATGCCCCTATAACAAAAGAGGATTTATTACAGATTAAAACATTAGAGATACTTAAAGAAAAAGGAAAAGAGATAA
This Bacillus mycoides DNA region includes the following protein-coding sequences:
- a CDS encoding transglycosylase domain-containing protein, which produces MKERVLSRVNYHQKVALNPLTKFLYKAIILLLLLSFALLFVGNVMIERSDISKLHVPAKLEVPESLTHAFIATEDKRFYHHNGLDYIAIIRASIENIKAGGVVQGGSTITQQLSKNAFLSNERTFSRKWKEIFYTKKIERTFTKDEILKLYVSNIYYGEGAWGIEKAANLYFGKKVDQLTLAESAMMAAVVKAPAYYSPAQNYDKAVERRNVVLRLMEKEGYINHDEYVQAVSEKLVIRHDIKTEQSMLKNAREKAVS
- a CDS encoding DsbA family protein codes for the protein MKSSNKLMVLGVVFSIAVLIVIGTIVYSIINDKKDKGNEMFAYSTQQSLGKDDAPVKVVEFGDFKCPACRTWDVTVLPRLKEEYIDKGKVQLYFINFPFIGKDSDLGAAAGEAIYKQDQDSFWIFYDEIYQNQKKDTEEWITEELLLNIVKEKLPKINVEQFKKDLHSKEMKDKVRKDSDRAQKLKVQGAPSVYINGNLANPDFDSMKKAIDKELKK
- the queG gene encoding tRNA epoxyqueuosine(34) reductase QueG, with protein sequence MDFEQLKQDVIAYSKTIGIDKIGFASASPFEELKQRLIQQQQLNYQSGFEEPDIEKRTNPQLLLPGAKSIIAIALAYPSKLKNAPLSKRGERRGIFCRASWGQDYHLVLRDRLQKLEAYLIEKLPDIEVKSMVDTGELSDRAVSERAGIGWSGKNCAIITPEFGSYVYLGEMITNVPFPPDRPIEDQCGSCTKCIDICPTGALVQGGQLDSKKCIAFLTQTKGFLPEEYRDKIGNRIYGCDTCQTVCPKNKGMDFHNHPEMEPDPELVKPLLTPLLTISNRDFKEKYGVMSGSWRGKKPLQRNAILALAHFKETAAIPDLIGVMKDDPRPVLRGTAAWALGKIGGDGVGEDIEKAMEREKDEEVLHEMNRGLELLAQKKE
- a CDS encoding amidase domain-containing protein, whose translation is MVVKANIEKQVQQFLAYITEKRTDVDGIAVDLLQMVQRKKQLFQKRSAHIVEATADISFIRQLNSNEHQEIDYQIHLKYLIKHKELFYIEEEQLKRRVCLKNSRIIDDYALEVSEEIEIGETLEREVTKEKYGSYQYNRLEAVKYAERWWDDRNPAYRNFPDNCTNFISQCLHTGEVPMNGHPNIRKGWWQRGNQWSWSWAVAHSFYWYLSGATAGLRAEAVEKPEDLILGDVIAYDFEDDGRWNHTTIVVAKDAAGMPLVNAHSANSRRRYWNYEDSSKYTPQMKYKFFHIING
- the trmL gene encoding tRNA (uridine(34)/cytosine(34)/5-carboxymethylaminomethyluridine(34)-2'-O)-methyltransferase TrmL — protein: MGVHVVLYQPEIPANTGNIARTCAATGTELHLIRPLGFSTDDKMLKRAGLDYWQHVKVTYYDSIEEFYEKNKDGEFFYLTKYGEKAHTAFDYSKREKDYYFVFGRETNGLPANVIEENFDHCLRIPMTDKVRSLNLSNTAAILIYEAFRQQNYPGLDLEIVY
- a CDS encoding sensor domain-containing protein encodes the protein MKEQYNNQNTFLSMIDMDLVRQGLLHAIQDLVFIVKVIDDETFKYIYVNKIGMDHARLGKECYGKTFAEVLPEDTARLLQGQYEKVMREARANTFCDVISLPTGDIHYESSLNPVCDVNGTCQFIICITRDITAQVKKKAEIEEKQMLFKSLLEYNNDSIVSVDSIGRITYANPATYEIFGYRYEELKDQFIFQFINKEYEKTFQIIFKNALQGKAKQIVAKKYVHKEGYELYISVRTIPIIVNSEIVGVYIVTRDVTRQVLNEMKTEYLAYFDQLTGLMNRISCTNKLNEFLDDNKEFALVFIDLDEFHLINDTFGHKEGDQVLKKVTECLRELKIEDMHLFREHDDQFVMLIENITKECVEEVAQTILKRISEHFVIEEEDVYLSASIGIVMAPKDGMDEKMLFQRVDTALEKAKEKGKGYYHFYCSGLDCEREQRFIIENQLHRAIEKNEFFLYYQPQINIETGKIASMEALIRWENKELGFVSPNQFIPLAERTGFIIKLDEWVVHQVCEQIREWLNKGYEVVPIAVNISARHFRSITLIEMITRALNKYNVPPHLLAIEVTEGALIHKDLSKRVLMQLKEQNLKIHLDDFGTGYSSLSYLKTYPIDTLKIDRSFMEGIYKDERDTNITAAIIHLAHTLGLNVIAEGVEKSEQIQFLKEKNVKLVQGYFYNRPLSIYDVENIYFK
- a CDS encoding PrkA family serine protein kinase, which encodes MDILKKIEQYREAEERLQWEGTFAEYLELVKERPWVAQTAHSRIYNMIKDAGIEEVDGRRKYNFFSNQLFGLEDALERLVEEYFHPSAKRLDVRKRILLLMGPVSGGKSTLVTMLKRGLETYSRTDRGAIFAIKGCPMHEDPLHLIPQHLRNDFFDEYGVRIEGNLSPLNVMRLEQEYGSRIEDVVVERIFFSEDRRTGIGTFSPSDPKSQDIADLTGSLDFSTIAEYGSESDPRAYRFDGELNKANRGMMEFQEMLKCDEKFLWHLLSLTQEGNFKAGRFALISADELIVAHTNETEYRSFIANKKNEALHSRIIVMPVPYNLRVSEEEHIYEKMIRESDVSNVHIAPHTLRVAAMFTILTRLKDPKRPDIDSIKKMRLYDGETVEGYNAIDVEELQREYQDEGMKGIDPRYVINRISSTIIRKEVPSINALDVLRSLKDGLDQHPSISSEDRERYMNFISLARKEYDEIAKKEVQKAFVYSYEESAKTLMDNYLDNVEAYCNKSKLRDPLTGEEMSPDEKLMRSIEEQIGISENAKKAFREEILIRISAYARKGKRFDYNSHERLREAIQKKLFADLKDIVKITTSTKTPDENQLKKINDVVARLIDEHGYNSSSANELLRYVGSLLNR